A section of the Oncorhynchus nerka isolate Pitt River linkage group LG3, Oner_Uvic_2.0, whole genome shotgun sequence genome encodes:
- the LOC115112503 gene encoding leucine-rich repeat-containing protein 58-like — protein sequence MDLHEGAANGHCEGVLDLSRRNLNSLSLVNISEEQKRDTKQLYLSFNRLASLSGSVCMFSNLEFLDISNNGLSVICEDITRLTKLRTLISKNNRLDEFSLPKEFGSLPLEVLNLSGNRFEEMPAQFLKLQRLQSLSLGGNRLQSIPAEIENLTSLELLYLGGNLITSIPPELANLPYLSYLVLCDNRIQGVPPQLTRLHSLRSLSLHNNLLTYLPREILSLVHLQELSLRGNPLVVRFVKEMTYDPPSLLELAGRTIKSRNVPYSPCDMPCHLLHYLDLASKCPNPKCAGVYFDSCVRHIKFVDFCGKYRLPLMHYLCSPECTSPCSSNPQSDAESEDEISVPADRLQKEVDLGWQSVYGHLTAQYTHLL from the exons ATGGATTTGCATGAAGGAGCCGCAAACGGTCATTGTGAGGGTGTTTTAGACCTGTCGCGTCGGAATTTGAACAGTTTGAGCTTGGTCAATATCAGCGAGGAGCAAAAGAGGGACACCAAGCAGTTGTATCTAAGCTTCAATCGATTGGCCTCGCTGTCCGGATCAGTTTGCATGTTCTCCAACCTCGAGTTTCTGGACATTAGCAACAACGGACTATCGGTCATCTGTGAAGACATTACTCGGTTAACCAAGCTCAGAACACTAATATCCAAGAACAACCGTCTGGACGAATTCTCGCTGCCTAAGGAGTTTGGATCTTTGCCGTTGGAGGTGTTGAATCTAAGTGGCAATCGATTTGAGGAGATGCCAGCGCAGTTCCTGAAGTTGCAGCGGCTACAATCACTTTCCCTTGGGGGAAACCGATTACAAAGTATTCCTGCAGAAATAGAAAACTTAACCAG TCTGGAGCTTCTGTATTTGGGTGGTAACCTGATCACGTCTATTCCTCCTGAGCTGGCCAACCTGCCCTACCTCAGCTACCTGGTCCTGTGTGACAACCGCATCCAGGGTGTACCCCCGCAGCTCACCAG gctCCACTCCCTGCGTTCcctcagtctccataacaacctGCTGACCTACCTGCCCCGGGAGATTCTCAGCCTGGTCCACCTGCAGGAGCTCAGTCTCCGTGGCAACCCCCTAGTTGTGCGCTTCGTCAAGGAAATGACGTATGACCCTCCGTCGCTGCTGGAGCTGGCGGGACGTACCATCAAGAGCCGGAACGTTCCATACTCTCCCTGCGACATGCCCTGCCACCTGCTGCACTACCTAGACCTGGCCAGCAAGTGCCCCAATCCTAAGTGTGCCG GTGTGTACTTTGACTCATGCGTGCGCCACATCAAGTTTGTGGACTTCTGTGGGAAGTACCGGCTGCCCCTCATGCACTACCTGTGCTCCCCAGAATGCACCTCACCCTGCAGCTCCAACCCCCAGAGTGACGCAGAGTCAGAGGATGAGATCAGCGTGCCCGCTGACCGCCTGCAGAAG gaAGTCGATCTAGGTTGGCAGAGTGTGTATGGACACCTCACAGCACAATACACACATTTACTGTGA